In Actinoplanes sp. NBC_00393, a single genomic region encodes these proteins:
- a CDS encoding amidohydrolase family protein, producing MFVVDSQVHIWKEETPDRPWVPGARERIRLNGHREDPFSYEECLALMDEAGVNRALILPPSWEGDRIDYALEACEAHPDRFGIMARIPQNKPLEGAAMLRDFAPNPYVKGTRLTFHRPIDRNWMIDGTNDWYWPIAEELNIPTMVHAPVWKAELGQIAARHPGLKIIIDHMGIMARCVDDAIGYWVSETADLHKHPNIYVKVSALPGYSTQPFPNLNIEKYVREMVDKMGPQRCFWGTDITRLLGHGLSYVETIEQFTKHYEFTAEELEWIMGRGICEVLDWPIS from the coding sequence ATGTTCGTCGTCGACTCCCAGGTGCACATCTGGAAGGAAGAGACCCCGGACCGTCCCTGGGTCCCGGGCGCTCGCGAGCGTATCCGGCTGAACGGCCACCGGGAGGACCCGTTCAGCTACGAGGAGTGCCTCGCGCTGATGGACGAGGCCGGCGTCAACCGGGCGCTGATCCTGCCGCCGTCCTGGGAGGGCGACCGCATCGACTACGCCCTGGAGGCGTGCGAGGCGCACCCCGACCGGTTCGGCATCATGGCCCGCATCCCGCAGAACAAGCCTCTCGAGGGTGCGGCCATGTTGCGGGACTTCGCCCCGAACCCGTACGTGAAGGGCACCCGGCTGACGTTCCACCGGCCGATCGACCGGAACTGGATGATCGACGGCACCAACGACTGGTACTGGCCGATCGCCGAGGAGCTGAACATCCCGACCATGGTGCACGCGCCGGTCTGGAAGGCGGAGCTGGGCCAGATCGCCGCCCGCCACCCGGGTCTGAAGATCATCATCGACCACATGGGCATCATGGCCCGCTGCGTGGACGACGCGATCGGCTACTGGGTGTCCGAGACCGCCGACCTGCACAAGCACCCGAACATCTACGTAAAGGTGTCGGCCCTGCCCGGCTACTCCACGCAGCCCTTCCCGAACCTCAACATCGAGAAGTACGTGCGTGAGATGGTCGACAAGATGGGACCGCAGCGCTGCTTCTGGGGCACCGACATCACCCGCCTGCTGGGCCACGGCCTCAGCTACGTGGAGACCATCGAGCAGTTCACCAAGCACTACGAATTCACCGCCGAGGAACTCGAGTGGATCATGGGCCGGGGTATCTGCGAGGTCCTGGACTGGCCGATCTCATGA
- the lhgO gene encoding L-2-hydroxyglutarate oxidase, which translates to MADETIGIVGAGIVGLAIGREISLRRPGTRVVVLEKEPEVALHQTGHNSGVVHAGIYYTPGSLKAELCTRGRLLLREYCAERGIAYDECGKLVVAVRPDELGRLDNLEKRARENGVPGLLRVDPAGIREIEPHAAGLAALHSPETAITDFPGVARAFAADIKAAGGEVRTNFPVTTIKKDGGSIRVESGEQTVTVDQVIVCAGIHTDQVSRLAGDAPAPRIIPFRGEYMRVRPEKADLVRGMIYPVPDPRYPFLGVHFTRRVTGVVEVGPNAVLGLAREGYKRSDISVRDLAGIAAWPGTWRMARQHWRTGVKEVRGSLSIRRYMADAMQYVPEIGAADVVRAGAGVRAQALDRDGALVDDFRIHRLGPVTAVRNAPSPAATSSLAIAEYVVDDVFSR; encoded by the coding sequence ATGGCGGACGAGACCATCGGGATCGTCGGGGCCGGCATCGTCGGCCTGGCGATCGGCCGGGAGATCTCCCTTCGGCGGCCGGGCACCCGCGTCGTGGTCCTGGAGAAGGAACCCGAGGTGGCGCTGCACCAGACCGGTCACAACTCGGGCGTCGTGCACGCCGGCATCTACTACACGCCGGGCAGCCTGAAGGCTGAGCTGTGCACCCGCGGGCGGCTGCTGCTGCGCGAGTACTGCGCGGAGCGGGGGATCGCGTACGACGAGTGCGGCAAACTCGTCGTCGCGGTGCGCCCGGACGAGCTGGGGCGCCTGGACAACCTGGAGAAACGGGCGCGGGAGAACGGCGTACCCGGTCTGCTCCGGGTCGATCCGGCCGGGATCCGCGAGATCGAGCCGCATGCCGCCGGCCTCGCGGCCCTGCATTCGCCGGAGACCGCGATCACCGATTTTCCCGGCGTGGCCAGGGCCTTCGCGGCTGATATCAAGGCCGCCGGGGGAGAGGTACGCACGAACTTCCCGGTCACGACGATCAAGAAGGACGGCGGGTCGATCCGGGTCGAGTCGGGCGAGCAGACCGTGACCGTCGATCAGGTGATCGTCTGCGCCGGCATCCACACCGACCAGGTGTCGCGCCTGGCCGGGGACGCCCCGGCGCCGCGGATCATCCCGTTCCGCGGCGAGTACATGCGCGTCAGACCGGAGAAGGCGGACCTGGTCCGCGGCATGATCTACCCGGTCCCCGACCCGCGTTACCCGTTCCTCGGCGTGCATTTCACCCGCCGGGTCACCGGGGTCGTCGAGGTCGGCCCGAACGCGGTGCTCGGCCTGGCCCGCGAGGGCTACAAGCGCAGCGACATCTCGGTACGTGATCTGGCGGGCATCGCCGCCTGGCCGGGCACCTGGCGGATGGCGCGGCAGCACTGGCGTACCGGGGTGAAGGAGGTCCGCGGGTCGCTCTCGATCCGCCGCTACATGGCCGACGCCATGCAGTACGTGCCCGAGATCGGCGCGGCCGACGTCGTGCGTGCCGGAGCCGGCGTGCGCGCCCAGGCGCTGGACCGCGACGGCGCCCTCGTCGACGACTTCCGGATTCACCGCCTCGGCCCGGTCACGGCCGTCCGGAACGCTCCTTCACCTGCGGCAACGTCCTCTCTCGCGATCGCCGAATACGTCGTGGACGACGTCTTCAGCAGGTGA
- a CDS encoding aldehyde dehydrogenase family protein has translation MSVRTMETLAGGRWVGAGSWVDVYDPTDVRAPFVRVPALTAAQVTGIYEAARAGFLAWRALGAIERSKILAKAAVLLRVRNAEIAAAIVTENGKTLAEARVEAEKAADFFEYYSAVGRQEYGSLIHDARPGTRTGFQREPLGVVLAIAPWNDPLITPARKLAPALAAGNAVVLKPATETPTSALHLARALHDAGVPAGAINVVTGRTAEISDALLDDPRIAAVSFTGGNDVGEALRVRLAARGVRFQSELGGKNASVVLADADLEKAATAVVAASFGQAGQRCTATSRVLVDRTVHDEFLTLLRAKVAALRVGSGRAEGTQVGPLVSASHRDSVLRDIATAVKQGARVELGGEELPGAGCFVTPAILTGVTPDMDVWRAEVFGPVLVVRPVDGFDEAVAAVNDTRYGLAAAVFTDSLAAAHRFLAEADCGQIAVNTTTSGWDVHMPFGGFRESGSPFKEQGAEALRFYTKVKTFAIHFGG, from the coding sequence ATGTCCGTTCGCACCATGGAGACCCTCGCAGGCGGACGCTGGGTGGGCGCCGGCAGCTGGGTCGACGTCTACGACCCCACCGATGTCCGGGCGCCGTTCGTCCGGGTGCCGGCCCTCACCGCCGCCCAGGTGACCGGCATCTACGAGGCGGCCCGGGCCGGTTTCCTCGCCTGGCGCGCGCTCGGCGCGATCGAGCGGTCGAAGATCCTCGCGAAGGCCGCGGTGCTGCTCCGGGTCCGCAACGCCGAGATCGCCGCGGCGATCGTCACCGAGAACGGCAAGACCCTCGCCGAGGCCCGGGTCGAGGCCGAGAAGGCCGCGGACTTCTTCGAGTACTACTCGGCGGTCGGCCGCCAGGAGTACGGCTCGCTGATCCACGATGCCCGTCCCGGCACCCGCACCGGATTCCAGCGTGAGCCGCTCGGCGTGGTCCTCGCGATCGCCCCCTGGAACGACCCGCTGATCACCCCGGCCCGCAAGCTGGCGCCGGCCCTCGCCGCCGGCAACGCCGTGGTGCTCAAACCGGCCACCGAGACCCCGACGTCGGCGTTGCACCTGGCCCGGGCCCTGCACGACGCGGGCGTACCGGCCGGTGCGATCAACGTGGTGACCGGGCGGACCGCAGAGATCTCCGACGCGCTGCTCGACGACCCGCGGATCGCCGCGGTCAGCTTCACCGGCGGCAACGACGTCGGCGAGGCCCTGCGGGTCCGGCTGGCCGCCCGCGGCGTGCGGTTCCAGTCCGAGCTGGGCGGCAAGAACGCCTCGGTGGTGCTCGCCGACGCCGACCTGGAGAAGGCCGCCACCGCGGTGGTCGCCGCGTCGTTCGGCCAGGCCGGGCAGCGCTGCACCGCGACCAGCCGGGTGCTGGTCGACCGGACCGTCCACGACGAGTTCCTGACCCTGCTGCGCGCCAAGGTCGCGGCGCTGCGGGTCGGGTCCGGCCGGGCCGAGGGCACCCAGGTCGGCCCGCTGGTCAGCGCGTCGCACCGGGACAGCGTGTTGCGTGACATCGCGACGGCGGTCAAGCAGGGCGCCCGTGTCGAACTCGGCGGGGAGGAACTGCCCGGCGCCGGTTGCTTCGTGACGCCGGCGATCCTCACCGGCGTCACCCCGGACATGGACGTGTGGCGCGCGGAGGTCTTCGGGCCGGTCCTGGTGGTCCGGCCGGTCGACGGTTTCGACGAGGCGGTCGCCGCGGTCAACGACACCCGGTACGGCCTGGCCGCGGCGGTCTTCACGGACAGTCTCGCGGCGGCGCACCGGTTCCTCGCCGAGGCCGATTGTGGACAGATCGCGGTCAACACCACGACTTCCGGCTGGGATGTGCACATGCCGTTCGGTGGCTTCCGCGAATCCGGCTCGCCCTTCAAGGAGCAGGGCGCGGAGGCGCTGCGGTTCTATACCAAGGTCAAGACATTCGCCATCCACTTCGGTGGGTGA
- a CDS encoding putative quinol monooxygenase — translation MAYAVIAHYRCAPEDAELVRDTLLTMREHTHSEPGNLEYVVHAEDATSFVLYEVYTDRSAFDAHANSTHFAEYIIGTVRPRLLERRVTFAEVL, via the coding sequence GTGGCCTATGCCGTCATCGCCCACTACCGGTGTGCGCCGGAAGACGCCGAGCTCGTCCGCGACACGCTGCTGACAATGCGCGAACACACCCATAGCGAGCCGGGAAATCTCGAATATGTGGTGCATGCCGAGGACGCGACGTCGTTCGTCCTCTACGAGGTCTACACCGACCGGTCCGCGTTCGACGCGCACGCGAACAGCACGCACTTCGCCGAGTACATCATCGGCACGGTCCGGCCTCGCCTGCTGGAACGCCGGGTCACCTTCGCCGAAGTGCTGTGA
- a CDS encoding GlcG/HbpS family heme-binding protein translates to MTKLTLAEAEQILAGTLQRGEALGKALSVAIVDAGGHLISVKRSDGARALTPSIAIAKAYSAAIMERPTNMLYDWAQSNPGFFAQLSEMAAHPIVATEGGVTIKRDGEILGGLGVSGGTPAEDQQACEEVLKELGYELVFAAWGKKRG, encoded by the coding sequence ATGACGAAGCTGACCCTCGCCGAGGCCGAGCAGATCCTGGCCGGCACGCTGCAGCGCGGCGAAGCCCTGGGCAAGGCGCTGAGCGTCGCGATCGTCGACGCCGGCGGCCACCTGATCTCGGTGAAGCGGTCGGACGGCGCCCGCGCGCTGACCCCGAGCATCGCGATCGCCAAGGCCTACAGCGCCGCGATCATGGAGCGGCCCACCAACATGCTGTACGACTGGGCGCAGAGCAACCCGGGCTTCTTCGCCCAGCTCTCCGAGATGGCCGCGCACCCGATCGTGGCCACCGAGGGCGGCGTGACGATCAAGCGGGACGGCGAGATCCTCGGCGGCCTGGGCGTCTCCGGCGGCACCCCCGCCGAGGACCAGCAGGCGTGTGAAGAGGTGCTGAAAGAGCTCGGCTACGAGCTCGTCTTCGCGGCGTGGGGGAAGAAACGTGGCTGA
- a CDS encoding alpha/beta fold hydrolase, whose protein sequence is MPFTTAPDGAKIYYERHGDGPAILFVHGSGGHHAAWWQQVAALRDRYTVVTVDLRGFGKSDSSMPEFDGQDFPGDLIAVLEAEDLRDVLLVGQSIGAVAALKAAITTPDRVRGVALGHSLGGLDHPELSELVAADRAEAVKLPVLDRLLSRRFQTEEPAKTFLFQQMGTFNVAKMADLRNLSVNGPSIEDIVASGVQIWFLAGETDAVLSVATMRRAHELVKGSHLEVVEGAPHSMYWESPDLYNAAVAKIREALS, encoded by the coding sequence ATGCCATTCACCACTGCTCCGGACGGAGCGAAGATCTACTACGAGCGGCACGGTGACGGGCCGGCGATCCTGTTCGTGCACGGCTCGGGCGGGCACCACGCCGCCTGGTGGCAGCAGGTCGCCGCGCTGCGCGACCGCTACACCGTGGTCACCGTCGACCTGCGCGGCTTCGGCAAGTCGGACTCCTCGATGCCCGAGTTCGACGGGCAGGACTTCCCCGGCGACCTGATCGCGGTCCTGGAGGCGGAGGATCTGCGCGACGTGCTGCTCGTGGGCCAGTCGATCGGCGCGGTCGCGGCCCTCAAGGCCGCGATCACAACCCCGGATCGGGTACGCGGAGTCGCGCTCGGCCACTCCCTCGGCGGACTCGACCACCCGGAGCTGTCCGAGCTGGTCGCCGCCGACCGGGCCGAGGCGGTCAAACTGCCCGTGCTCGACCGGCTGCTGAGCAGGCGGTTCCAGACCGAGGAGCCGGCGAAGACGTTCCTGTTCCAGCAGATGGGCACCTTCAACGTCGCGAAGATGGCCGACCTGCGGAACCTGTCCGTCAACGGTCCGTCCATCGAGGACATCGTCGCGTCGGGCGTACAGATCTGGTTCCTGGCCGGCGAGACCGACGCCGTGCTGAGCGTGGCCACCATGCGCCGCGCGCACGAGCTGGTGAAGGGCTCGCACCTGGAGGTTGTGGAGGGCGCGCCGCACTCGATGTACTGGGAATCGCCCGACCTCTACAACGCCGCGGTCGCGAAGATCCGGGAGGCCCTCTCATGA
- a CDS encoding VOC family protein produces the protein MSNAPKYIHHVNFPTTDPERTKEWYSKVFGLKAITPKSNTKVVLMTRGNFDLHFTPVEEMDRMAPYHFAIEVEDWDAFLAHLKELGIRHTRPVERPENQSKFCYIHDPDHTMIELVYHGKRPA, from the coding sequence ATGAGCAATGCGCCCAAGTACATCCATCACGTCAACTTCCCGACCACTGATCCGGAGCGCACCAAGGAGTGGTACTCGAAGGTGTTCGGGCTCAAGGCGATCACGCCGAAGAGCAACACCAAGGTGGTCCTGATGACCCGGGGCAACTTCGACCTGCACTTCACCCCGGTCGAGGAGATGGACCGGATGGCGCCGTACCACTTCGCGATCGAGGTGGAGGACTGGGACGCGTTCCTGGCGCACCTCAAGGAGCTCGGCATCCGGCACACCCGGCCGGTCGAGCGCCCGGAGAACCAGTCCAAGTTCTGCTACATCCACGACCCCGACCACACCATGATCGAGCTCGTCTACCACGGAAAGCGGCCGGCCTGA
- a CDS encoding fumarylacetoacetate hydrolase family protein: MRYARIEAGGRPAHAEIADGIAHVLTGDPIRGAVKRTGDRLPLENLTFLPPVIPGVFYAVGFNYRSHVEHYGKKAPERPEVGYRANNALTGHRAPIIRPADVTGRFEAEGEVVAVIGRVLRNATRSEAQESIFGWTIGNDVSAREWQHADRTFWRSKNSDTFKPMGPWIETGADPMTQTTTVRVDGGVRARFPTGDMIFDPYDYIVETSKYITLHPGDVLWMGADSTVQLEPGSTVDIEISGIGTLSNPVLAERHP; the protein is encoded by the coding sequence ATGCGCTACGCACGCATCGAGGCCGGTGGCCGCCCGGCGCACGCCGAGATCGCCGACGGGATCGCCCACGTCCTGACCGGCGACCCGATCCGCGGCGCGGTGAAGCGGACCGGTGACCGCCTGCCGCTGGAGAACCTGACGTTCCTGCCCCCGGTGATCCCCGGCGTCTTCTACGCGGTCGGGTTCAACTACCGCAGCCACGTCGAGCACTACGGCAAGAAGGCGCCGGAGCGGCCCGAGGTCGGTTACCGCGCCAACAACGCGCTGACCGGTCACCGCGCGCCGATCATCAGGCCGGCCGACGTGACCGGGCGGTTCGAGGCCGAGGGCGAGGTGGTCGCCGTCATCGGGCGGGTCCTGAGGAACGCCACCCGGAGCGAGGCGCAGGAGTCGATCTTCGGCTGGACGATCGGCAACGACGTCAGCGCCCGTGAGTGGCAGCACGCCGACCGCACGTTCTGGCGCAGCAAGAACAGCGACACCTTCAAGCCGATGGGCCCGTGGATCGAGACCGGCGCCGACCCGATGACGCAGACCACCACCGTCCGTGTCGACGGTGGCGTCCGCGCGCGGTTCCCCACCGGCGACATGATCTTCGACCCGTACGACTACATCGTCGAGACCAGCAAGTACATCACCCTGCACCCCGGCGACGTGCTCTGGATGGGCGCCGACAGCACCGTCCAGCTCGAGCCCGGTTCCACCGTGGACATCGAGATCAGCGGGATCGGCACGCTCTCCAACCCCGTCCTGGCAGAAAGGCACCCCTGA
- a CDS encoding NAD-dependent succinate-semialdehyde dehydrogenase, translating to MTLFIDGEWITTGNTAPVIDPATEEVTGEISLASTADLDRAIAAAVRGGRAWRNTPIADRTRILLKAADLLAARADHVATVMTREQGKPRSEAKGEVLRVAGALRWDAEDARRAYGRIIPSAGDTVLSVRHEPIGPVAAFTPWNFPAGSPMRKLAGALSAGCSIVIKASEETPGTAIEIVKCFAEAGLPAGALNLVFGDPAEVSKHLIAAPEIRLVAFTGSIPVGKLLASQAGAAMKPSLMELGGHAPVIVCADADPVQAARKAVAAKFANAGQVCTSPSRFLVHQKVYAGFVEEFLAATARIKVGNGLDEGVAMGPLANARRLKAMEEFVADAVSRGAKIQTGGERLDRPGFFFAPTVLTDVPGDARVMREEPFGPIAPIVAFDDLDEALKTANELPYGLAAYGFTRSSKTAEKLINGFEAGILSINHCGGSVHEAPSGGVKQSGYGREGGPEGLEAYLVTKRVSHLLVD from the coding sequence ATGACGCTTTTCATCGATGGCGAATGGATCACGACGGGGAACACCGCGCCGGTGATCGACCCGGCCACCGAGGAGGTCACCGGCGAGATCTCGCTCGCGAGCACGGCCGACCTCGACCGGGCGATCGCGGCCGCGGTCCGGGGCGGCCGGGCCTGGCGGAACACCCCGATCGCCGACCGCACCCGGATCCTGCTCAAGGCCGCCGACCTGCTGGCTGCGCGGGCTGATCATGTCGCGACCGTGATGACCCGCGAACAGGGCAAACCGAGAAGCGAAGCCAAGGGCGAGGTGCTGCGGGTGGCCGGCGCGTTGCGCTGGGACGCCGAGGACGCGCGCCGGGCGTACGGCCGGATCATCCCCTCCGCCGGCGACACCGTGCTCAGCGTGCGGCACGAGCCGATCGGCCCGGTCGCCGCGTTCACCCCGTGGAACTTCCCGGCCGGCTCCCCGATGCGCAAACTCGCGGGAGCGTTGAGCGCCGGCTGCTCGATCGTCATCAAGGCCTCCGAGGAGACCCCCGGCACCGCCATCGAGATCGTCAAGTGCTTCGCCGAGGCCGGGTTGCCGGCCGGCGCGCTCAACCTGGTCTTCGGCGATCCGGCTGAGGTGTCGAAGCATCTGATCGCCGCACCGGAGATCCGGCTCGTCGCCTTCACCGGCTCGATCCCGGTCGGCAAGCTCCTGGCGTCGCAGGCCGGCGCCGCGATGAAGCCGTCGCTGATGGAGCTGGGCGGGCACGCCCCGGTGATCGTCTGTGCGGACGCCGACCCGGTGCAGGCCGCTCGCAAGGCTGTCGCCGCCAAGTTCGCCAACGCCGGCCAGGTCTGCACGTCGCCCAGCCGGTTCCTGGTGCACCAAAAGGTATATGCCGGATTTGTTGAGGAATTTCTGGCCGCGACCGCGAGAATCAAAGTCGGGAACGGCCTCGACGAGGGCGTGGCCATGGGCCCGCTGGCGAACGCAAGGCGGCTCAAAGCCATGGAGGAGTTCGTCGCCGATGCGGTGAGCCGAGGCGCGAAGATCCAGACCGGCGGCGAACGACTCGACCGGCCCGGCTTCTTCTTCGCGCCGACGGTCCTGACCGACGTGCCGGGGGATGCGCGGGTGATGCGGGAGGAACCGTTCGGCCCGATCGCGCCGATCGTCGCCTTCGACGACCTCGACGAAGCGCTGAAGACCGCCAACGAGCTGCCCTATGGCCTGGCGGCCTACGGGTTCACCAGGTCGTCGAAGACCGCCGAGAAGCTGATCAACGGCTTCGAGGCAGGCATCCTCTCGATCAACCACTGTGGTGGGTCGGTCCACGAGGCGCCGTCCGGCGGGGTCAAGCAGTCCGGCTACGGCCGCGAGGGCGGACCCGAGGGCCTCGAGGCGTACCTGGTCACCAAGCGCGTCTCGCACCTGCTGGTCGACTGA
- a CDS encoding VOC family protein, producing the protein MGIQRIESVTYTVDDLDTNVRFFEDFGLTLVSRDETRAVFETRIKQTLHLDATERPDLPAPVENGPTLREIVWGVDTRAELERLAKQAGADRETPDGVLHTVDLTGFGVGLTLARAFDGEHDAPRAANKSGYVNRVNAALETVGQVRPIRMCHVALNIPKAGREEAVAFYTERLEFIPTDVVKPMGVFMRVEGDADQHNFLLCHRPDKAGVNHVSYEVNGFDDVIEGGNHMIEKGWQEARRLGRHTVGSNVFRFVHAPCGGRVELAADMDRIDDSYGTRVHETTPPHHIWTLRTNRESSS; encoded by the coding sequence GTGGGAATCCAGCGCATCGAGTCGGTGACGTACACCGTCGATGATCTCGACACCAACGTACGATTCTTCGAGGACTTCGGCCTGACGCTCGTCTCCCGCGACGAGACCCGGGCGGTCTTCGAGACGCGCATCAAGCAGACCCTGCACCTGGATGCCACCGAGCGTCCCGACCTGCCGGCTCCGGTGGAGAACGGCCCGACGCTGCGCGAGATCGTCTGGGGCGTCGACACCCGCGCCGAGCTGGAGCGGCTGGCGAAGCAGGCCGGCGCCGACCGGGAGACCCCGGACGGCGTCCTGCACACCGTCGACCTGACCGGCTTCGGCGTCGGCCTGACCCTGGCCCGCGCCTTCGACGGCGAGCACGACGCGCCGCGCGCGGCGAACAAATCCGGGTACGTGAACCGGGTCAACGCCGCCCTCGAAACGGTCGGGCAGGTCCGCCCGATCCGGATGTGCCACGTGGCGCTGAACATCCCGAAGGCGGGCCGCGAGGAGGCAGTCGCCTTCTACACCGAGCGGCTGGAGTTCATCCCGACCGACGTGGTCAAGCCGATGGGTGTGTTCATGCGCGTCGAGGGCGACGCCGACCAGCACAACTTCCTGCTCTGCCACCGTCCCGACAAGGCCGGCGTCAACCACGTCTCGTACGAGGTGAACGGCTTCGACGACGTGATCGAGGGCGGCAACCACATGATCGAGAAGGGCTGGCAGGAGGCCCGCAGACTCGGCCGGCACACGGTCGGCTCGAACGTCTTCCGGTTCGTGCACGCCCCGTGCGGCGGCCGGGTCGAGCTGGCCGCCGACATGGACCGGATCGACGACTCCTACGGCACCCGGGTGCACGAGACCACGCCGCCGCATCACATCTGGACCCTGCGCACCAACCGGGAGAGCAGCTCATGA
- a CDS encoding LysR family transcriptional regulator: MDRILVMRSFVTVAKVGSFSGAAKQLGTSGSLISRHVADLEKQLGVHLVNRTARSVSLTEPGLRYSEFAQRILDEIDQEDARIAEAHDRPEGPLSIICPKWIGGLDLGDAIAEFSVAHPKIAVRYELGGMSDRTYDFLDSGFDVAFHTRDLRDSSVRLKRIASLPFVLCASDRYVAKHGLLTDPNDLADHDCLVHVNDPVWRIGHGHASTLHKIRNIAFQSNSYVALHKAAVHGRGIALLPSRSAYDDLVAGNLRVLLPELPVPSRSLYAIYGPAPQVPRKVEVFLGYLTKWFAENPLPVFERDAQ; this comes from the coding sequence GTGGATCGCATTCTGGTCATGCGCAGTTTCGTCACGGTCGCGAAGGTCGGCAGTTTCAGCGGGGCGGCCAAACAACTCGGGACCTCGGGATCTCTGATCTCCCGGCACGTCGCCGATCTGGAGAAACAGCTCGGCGTGCACCTGGTCAACCGCACCGCCCGCTCGGTCAGCCTGACCGAGCCGGGCCTGCGGTACAGCGAGTTCGCCCAGCGGATCCTGGACGAGATCGACCAGGAGGACGCCCGCATCGCGGAGGCGCACGACCGGCCCGAGGGCCCGCTCTCCATCATCTGTCCCAAGTGGATCGGCGGGCTGGACCTCGGTGACGCGATCGCCGAGTTCTCCGTGGCACACCCCAAGATCGCTGTTCGGTACGAGCTGGGCGGCATGTCCGACCGCACCTACGACTTCCTGGACAGCGGCTTCGACGTCGCGTTCCACACCCGGGACCTGCGGGACTCCAGCGTCCGGCTCAAGCGGATCGCCTCGCTGCCGTTCGTGCTCTGCGCGTCGGACCGGTACGTCGCCAAGCACGGCCTGCTCACCGACCCCAACGACCTCGCCGACCACGACTGCCTGGTGCACGTGAACGACCCGGTCTGGCGGATCGGGCACGGGCACGCCAGCACCCTGCACAAGATCCGGAACATCGCGTTCCAGTCGAACTCGTACGTCGCCCTGCACAAGGCGGCGGTGCACGGCCGCGGCATCGCGCTGCTGCCGAGCCGGTCGGCGTACGACGACCTGGTGGCCGGCAACCTGCGGGTGCTGCTGCCGGAGCTGCCGGTGCCCAGCCGGTCCCTGTACGCGATCTACGGCCCGGCCCCGCAGGTGCCCCGCAAGGTCGAGGTCTTCCTCGGTTACCTGACGAAGTGGTTCGCCGAGAATCCGCTCCCGGTATTCGAACGCGACGCGCAATAA